The region TTTTTATTATGAAGTCTCGATGTGGGGCCGTAGCTCAATTGGTTAGAGCATCGGACTGTCGATCCGAAGGTTGAGGGTTCGAGCCCCTTCGGCCTCGCTTCCTAAAACCCTGCAAAATCTGATTTTGCAGGGTTTTTCTTTTTTTCCTCCGCCGCTCCGATACAATAAAAAAAGAAGGAGTTTTTATGAGCAGGCGAAAAAAGATTCCATACGCCATGAGCCGCCGAAGAAAGAACGGCCTGCTGCTTTTCTGGCTCTTTCTCGTACCGGCCGGGCTGGGGGTTCTTGACCATCAGTTCGGAGGACCGCTGCGGTCAACGGTTCAGAAGCATTTCTTTTACAGCCCCGACCAAAAGCGATTTCACCTTCAAACCTTTCCCGTAACCGAGGTCATCGATGGAGATACTCTGGATATTCGCACAGAGAACGGGGAAATTGTCCGCGTCCGGCTGCTCGGTGTGGATACTCCGGAAACCAAACACCCGACGGTCGGGGTGATGTACTTTGGACCGGAGGCGGCCGATTTTGTCCGGCAGCTCATCGGCTCCGGTCCGGTCACCCTCCTGCTGGATAATGTCGGCGACCAGCGGGATTTATACGGCCGTCTTTTGGCCTATGTCCGTCTGGAAGATGGACGAATCGTCAATGAGGAAATCATCCGAAACGGCTGGGGGTATGCAGACCTGCGGTTCGAACATTCCCGGTTCGCCCAATACGAAACATGGATGGAAGAGGCCCGCGAACAAAAACGAGGGCTCTGGAAAGAGGTGAGGCGGGAGCAGCTTCCGCAATGGCTGCGGGATAAGCGGCCCCTGCTGCTTCGGTAAAAAATTGTCTCAGGGCAGTATAGACTGAAATTGGTACCGCCCGGATGGAACAAGGATGACCGCTCTGCCGTCCTGCATTCGGAGAAAAACAGCATCCCGAAACGCACGGAGCGGTTTTCCATTCAGGCGAATGTGCTCCGGACTGTCCGCCGGCAGTGCCGCCTCCGCTGCTGTATTGCAGGGAACCGTCAGGTCAAGAACCAACTCTTTTCCCCTGCGAGACCAGGAGACCTCAATCGGGCCGTACAGAGAACGGTACGTCCCTTTGCACCACTGCAGGTCTTCAACCGGCTGGGGCCAAATAAGAAACGTTCGAAAACCAGGCTCCTCCGGATGCGGCCGAATCCCCACAAGGCCCTGTCCAAACCACTGCTGAATATGGCCGAGCATCAGATGGTTCATCGAAGAGGTTGTCGTCGCGTCCCAGGCCTCCGGCAGAGAAGTCCAGCCCTGCTGCAGAATCCAGCCGTAGCTGCCTTTGTCCGTACGGCTCGCAATCCGATAGAGAACATCGGCACGTCCGGCGTCCATCAGCGCACGGACCAGATAATGAAAACCGATATCACCGGCGGTCTGCTGCCAGTTTCGCTGCCGAAGGTCCTCGATAAGCGTTTCAAGAACCGACAAACGGGCTTCCTGCGGGGGCATCGAGAACACCAGGGCCATCGCATTGGCCGTCTGGGGACTGCCGAAGTTCTGATAGACCGCCCTGCCGTCGAAAAATTCGCTGTTGAAACGATTTTTTATTTTTTCGAACAGGTCGCTGTACCGGCGGCTGTCTTGTGGTTTTCCGAGCACCTCGGCGGCATCGGCAAGTGCCCTTGCACAGCCGGCAAAGGTTGCCGCCGCTGTCAGTGTTTTCGGTGTAAAGCGGGAAGGCCCCAGCGATTGGCCGTGCCCGTAATCATACCAATCGCCCAAACCCGGAATGGGAATCAGGTTGTCGGAAGTCGCCTCCATCCAATCAACAAACCGCTTCATCATTTCGAAGTTCTCTTCAAGAATGCGCCGGTCTCCGTACCATTGATAAAGCAGCCAGGGGACAAAAACGCCTGCGGCTCCCCATTCGGGGCTGTATTGGTATGCCCCTTCAAAAACCGGATAATTCGGGGCTACTGTGTAAATCTGACCGCTTGCATCTTGTGAATCCCGCATATCCCGGGCGATTTTTCCAAAGTATGCCGCCGCATCATAATTCCAGAAAATTGAAGGCCCCATCAAATAGGCCTGTTCAAGCCAGCCGAGTTTCTCCCGCTGGGGGCAATCCGTCAGGACATGAGCCATATTGCTCTGCACAGCCCAGTCAATCAGCCGGTCAATCTCGTTGAAAAGAGGCTTGGAGCAGGTGAATGTGCCGACCCGCTCGGAAGCATTCCGCACCTGCACGGCCGACACGTCCTTAACGACAGGCAGACCTGACGGATTCGGAAATCCCTCCGGAACGGCACCGGAGATTTCCAAATACTGAAAGCCGGTATAACAAAAGGCATCCGCCCAGATTTCCTCCCCATCCCCCCGCAGGATATATTCCCAATAGTTCGGCCTGCCGAGTCCCGCCTGATTCACGCGGCCTCGGCCGTCATTGGTATTGCCTGTCTGACCGTGCCGCTGCTCGGCGGGCGTCATTCGGACCGTCGAGCCCGCAGGCCCCGCAACCGTAAGCCGCGGCACAAAAGAGGCATTTTGTCCGAAATCATACACAAAAAAGCCCGGCTCCGGCTCCTCTATCCTGACCGGTTTGAAGACCCGTACAGTCTTCATCGGAGGAAACATAGAAGCGGATAACCGCCCGCCTGGACCGGCCGTCCGTTCAGCCGCAAACCACTGGGAATCATCAAACCCCGGCTCCGCCCAGCCGGCTGGAAGCCGCCGGGCGTCATAACTGCTGCCGCCGAGAATCGCATTGTGAAGATAAGGCCCGCCTGTCCACTTCCAGGAATCATCCGTACAAATGAGCTGTTCCGTACCGTCTTTGTAAACAATTCGGGCCTGCAGAATCAGCTTCAGGGGGCGGTCGGCCCTGACAAAATGAATGCGGCGGTCTCCTTTTGTATTGTAAAACCCCTTGCCCAGCATCACACCGAAGGCATTCGGGCCTTCCCGAAGGGCGTCCGTAATGTCAAAGGTATCGTAATAAACCGTCTTCTCATAGACCGACCAGGCCGGAGCCAGAAAATGGTCGCCGACCTTGCCGCCGTTCAGGTACAGCTCATAATGCCCCAGCCCGCTGACAAAGACAAAGGCCTTTTGAACACCGGGTTTCACAGAAAAAGTTTTTCGGAAAATCGGCAGCGGATAAAGCGAGGAATCGGTCTGTGAAGCATGAATCCATTCAGCCTTCCAGTCTCCCTCATTCAGAAGACCCGTCGTCCAGCAGGCCGGCCGACTCCAGCCGGAACGCCGGCCCTGCCGATCCCAGACCCGCACCTTCCAAAAATAGGAAGAGGCGGACTTGAGCGCCGGGCCTGCATACTCTACATTCACAGACTGACTCGAGAGAACCTTTCCGCTGTCCCAGATATCTGCTCGACCCTCCGCCAGTTTTTGTTCAGACGAAGCTACCAAAATCTGATAAGCAGACTGGGAAACCCCTTGCCGTGACGAATGAATGACCCAGCTTAAACGAGGTCTGGGGGTGTCAATTCCCAACGGGTCCGTCAGATACTCGCATCGCAGAGAATCCACCGCAACCACGGTCCGGTCAGAAAGTCCCGGAAATAATTGACATCCCCCGAAAAAGAGACCGGCAAGCCAGATGCAAAAAAACTTCCATTTTTTGAATTTGGCTGTCATTTCGATTTATCCGATTCGGGGGATTTTCCCTTCAGGTGCTTTTCGAGGAATTCCCGGGTCAGTTTCGGGACGTTGGGGTCGCGAAACATCCCATGTCCGCCCCCTTTGACGGTATAGAAAATCACCGGCACCCCGGCCTTTCGAAGGGCCTCATCCAGCAGAATGCTCTGATGATAAGGCACAACCGGGTCCTGGTCCCCATGGACAATCAGGAACGGGGGGGCCTTGGGGGACACATAGGTGATGGGGTTGGCTTTTTGAACCTTGTCCTTATTTTCCTGAATCGGTCCTCCGATGAGCAGCGAGGCCGGCGAATCAGGCGAATTGTGAACCATTCCGCCCGGCAGGCGGTGGTCATCCATCTGCAGAAAATCCGTCGGCCCGAAATAATCGACAACGGCCTGCACCGCACTGGAAAACTCAAGATGCTCTCCCTTGTCGAACTCTTTCGTATCGCCGGTTACACCCAGCATCGCCGCCAGATACCCACCGGCCGAAGGCCCCCAGGCGGCGACATGATTGGGGTCAATCCGGTATTGCTCTGCATGGCGTCGAAGCCAGCGAACCGCCGCCTTGCAGTCTTCAATCTGAGCCGGAAACTTGGCGTGCTGACTGAGTCGATAATTGATCGACGCAACGGCATAGCCGTCCCGGACATACTCCAGCGGAACCCCCTGTTCCTTGCTGCCCGCCAGAAAGGCCCCGCCGTGAATATAGACAATCAGCGGAAAATTGTCCCCCTCCGCCGGCAGATACAAATCCAGCTTGTGACGTTCGTGCCCGTCGGTCACGTAAGCCAAATTCCGATAAACCGGCCCGGCCTTCTTCTCGGGAAGGTCAGAGGGAGAGCCGGCCATCCCGAGGGGAAAAACCATCCACGGTGTGAGAAGAACAAGATGACGGAAAGACATAATCAGACCCCTTTCTATAAATCGAACCGGAGAGGGCAGGATTCGCTTCGCGGCTCCTTCGGTGTCGAACCCGCTTGAGGACGCACCTGTGTCCTGCGGGTTCTCATCCCGCCCGGGAAAAAACAAGTCGATTCCGCTGTCGAGAACACAGACCCTTTTCCCCTATGACAACCACCCGGCAAACCGGAGAGGGCGGGATTCGAACCCGCGGTAGAGACAAGCCCTACACAGCCTTTCCAAGGCTGCTCGATCAGCCACTCCGACACCTCTCCAGACAGACAGGTATCATACAGGCAAAAACGGCGGGATGCAACCGGAAAAATTGCGGTTTATCGTTCGATGTTTTCGCTTCGCCGGCGATGAAAGAAGGCCTGCAGCTGGGCCCGGCAGTCATCGGCCAAAATTCCGGAGGTCACTTCGAGGCGGTGATTCAGACGCGGGTCCTGAACAATATTGTACAGACTGCGGACGGCACCGGTCTTGGGGTCATCCGTTCCGTAAACCAGCCGGTCCAGACGGGCCAGCACCAAAGCGCCGGCACACATCGGACACGGCTCGAGCGTTACATAAATGGTACAGCCGTTCAGCCGCCAGTTGCCGATGTATTCGGCCGCCTGAGTCAATGCAATGATTTCCGCATGAGCCGTCGGGTCGTTGAGCTGCTCCCGCTGGTTATAGGCCCGCGCAATCACACGGTCTTCATACACAATCACACAGCCGATCGGCACATCGCCGTTTTCTTCGGCGATATAGGCCTGGTCGATGGCCATCCGCATATATTGTTCATCTTTGGACAAGGAACCTTCCATTTTGCGCCTTTCATCAGTTCAGCCGAATTGTCAGGGGCTCCAGATTTTCCGAGGCGGCGATTTTACAGCCGTCCGCATAGACTGACAAGCCCTTTCCCAGTCCATACCGCAGGCCCGTTTGGTCCCACAGAATCGTCAGGGACCGTCCGCGGAAAGGAATCCTGTCCAGGCAGAACCACTCCCAGGTCTGCGGCGGAATCAGCGGGTCAATCCGGACCTCTTCTCCTTCCGAAGGGACCAGCCCCGCCAGACCGGTAATCACCAGGTCGCAGAAGGTCGAATGGTTGTAAAAGCGGCTTCGATTGGAATCCGGCGTCAGCCACGCGCCGGTCTTTTCGTCGAGGTATTCTCCGATATAGGGTTTGCCGTCCCGACGGTGGCTGCGAGCATACGTAAGCATGGCTTCAAAAAAGTCCTTGCGGCCCATATACGGCTGCGAATAATGGCGGAGCAGGTTGGCCAGCGCCGTTAAGGTCTGGCTGGTTGCAAAGGGCCAGACGGCCCCGTCCCATTCGCAGGTGCCGACGCCGTGACTGCGAAAGGCCGGATGCCGACGCTCCGCCGTGGTAAGCCCCATCGGAGCCCAAAAGCCCTCCGGGTCCGTCAGCTGCCGCCAGGCCTCTTCATACCCTGCATCCGGCAGGTTAAAATACCAGGGAATAAAGCCGATGGCCTCACGGACATCCGCCGGCGTCATATCCGGATGAAGCACCTTAAAAAATTTCGCCTGCGGGTCCCACAGATGCTTCTGAATCCGTTCTTTGAGACGGACGGCCTGCTCGGCATACTCACGGGCCAACGAATCTCGGCCGGCCATTTGGGCAATTTTCGAGACCGCCAGCATATTCGCATACAAATAGCAGTTCAGCGGCGGCCGTATGTTTTTCTCTTTTCGCGAACCGCTGATGGATTCCTCCATCCCATCCCGTACATCAAACTGCCAAAAAAGACCGTTTTCCAGCCCCTTTTCCGCCCGCCAGCGATTCAGGTCCTCAACAAATGCATCCAGCAGGCCAATCAGGAAATCCCTGTCCGGATGCACCCAATACCGCCGGTACAGCGCCCACGTCGCCCAGTTGCTGTATTTGTGAAAATGGGGCTGAAGGGAGCCGTTGTGTCCGGTGTACCAAAACCGGGCATAGTCATCGATAAGCCGCTGGTCCCGCAGCCAGGTGCCTTCATAAATATGATGACCGACGGCGCAGCTGATGGTGTTGTACGGGCCGCTGTGGCTGACCTTATCGAGAAACTCTGTGAGGACAAGGCCGCTCGGCGTCTCTTTGATATGCTTGCGAAAGGTCCACCAGCGGAAATAGTAAATCTCCTCCAGTTCCTTGTCGGGACATTCGAAAAAAGGGGTGTTTTCCTTCATCCATTGCCATGCCTGCGCATTGGGAACCGCGTTGACAATCGGTTCCTCATCCATCTGATTGAAGGCATCCACATAATGGCGAAAAGAGTCCGGATTCAGGACGGACTCGGTGAGCCCTTCCGCCCGGAAATCCCGGAGATAAAAAACGGCCGGCGCAACCGGCTCATCCGCCCCGGGTTCATCCCAGCCGGGAATGAATTCGCTGCCGCTTTTGTACTTCTGGACATCATCGGTCAGCCGATACCGCCCCGTGCGAAACTCGATTCGATGAGGGGTTCCCTCCGGCACCCCGAACGGGGCTTTTTGCAGGACAGGTTTTTCATCCAAAAAGAAATCAAAACAGCGGTTTTCCGAGTCGATTTGAAACCGAAACGTATGCCACTGCTCCCGGACCAGTCCGGCAAGGGAACGGTATTCCCCCGATTGAGGGTTCAGCAGAAGACTGTTCAGCTGCGTATCGATTCGCAGCGGAATCAGACGGTCCCCTTTTTCGGAAAGGATTTCGATATCCAGCACCTCTCGCGGAGACTGGACATACAAACGAAAGGAGATGGATAGCCGGGGACTTTTCTGAAAGACCCGGACCGCCTTGGCATAATCATAAGGGTCTGTATCCTTGAGCATCAGGCTTTTTTCCGTCCGGCTGGGAAACTCTGCGATTTCCACCGGGCACCACTGGGGCGAATAAATGTTCCAGTTCGGGACATATCCGCCGGTGTCCATTCGGCTGAAATCATCAATAACCGGCCCCTGCACCTGCCCTTTGACAGGAACGGGAATGCGGGCAATCCAGATGTCTTCTTTGCTGACTGAATACACAACCCAAAGGTCGTCGCCGGGCGGGTTGCCGTTTCCTTCGACAATCCCGCGAACGTACTGCGGGCCGGGCCGTTTTTCCCGACCCCAATACCGCTTGGGCGGCACTTCCCCGTGCACCACAAGGAGATTGTCAAAGTGAATCCCATCCTCGCCTGTTGCGACACACAAAGGATGGCGTGCCTCACTGCCCGTCGGATTATAAACGAGGGCATAGCGTCCGTCATCGGTGCGCTGGCCCCAGATTTTGGCCCCGCCGTAGGTGAGCGTTTCGCAGCGAACCGGATAGGACCATGTCTCGCCCTGGTCGCGGGTGATGGTAACCCAGCGGTCTTTGAAAAAGCCCACAATCACTCCGTCCGGACGGGTATAAAAACAAAAGGCCTTGCCGGGCTTGCTGCGTCCCTGGGGCGGCGGCCACGACACGCGATAAAAGTCATCGCGGTCCTGGGCAAACTGGTCTTCCTCCCACCATTGGAGCCGCCGAACCTTGTCCTCCAGAAAGGCATTGCACGCAAAGACAAAGCCGACATCGTCCGATTCCGTATAAAGCGGATACAGCAGCGGCCCTTTCCAGTTGTCATTGACCCGAATGAAGTAAATCGGCCCCAGCGAGTCATCCGGACGGATTTCCCGCACGACCCTGCCGATGCCGTCGCCGTAGGGCGAGCCGTAAAAGCCCATCGTCAGGAACCGCCCGTTGGGAGCGATGTAAAACCCCATCCTCTGGTGCATATACGGATAGGTGATTTGGGCTTTTTCATCCGCCAGAGGATAGACGGGAAACAAAACCTGCGGGCGGCTCCAGTGCCGGCCGTCTTTGGAACGGACAAGCATTGTCGCCCCGGGCGGAATATGTTCCCCAAAAGGATTGTTCAAATACTGACAATAAAACTGTCCGTTCGCATAGGCCAGCATCGGAGCATGGTTGTACGTCCAGCCCAGACCGTCCGACCATTCCGGATGGCTTCGGTTGGCCCGCAGAATCTGATAGTTATGAACCCCGACGGCCGGCGGCAATTGGCCGTCGTGGTAGCCGGTTTTGTAGTCGCTGTTGGAGGTTTTTACCGCTCCGACAAAGCGAACGGGCTCTTGTTCATCCCCTGCCGACCAGAGCAGTCCGGACAGAAGCAACACGAAACCGGTCAGGAGCCGGAAGGAATCCCCCGAATTTTCAATTGACAGGCCGGATGATTTGAACATAAGGCAAAACCGCTCTCTTTCTCCAGATTACTTGTTCTTCGAAACCTTTATCTCCTGAGTATCCAGTATAAAGCAGGTGTTTCCGTCGTCCATTCCTTCTGCTCGGTCGTGTGGACCGAAGCGATCTGACCGGTTTCCAAATCGATTCGGCGGATTTCAAACGTTTCACCATCCTTTTGTACGGGCAAAGGCAGTTTCTTTCCTTCCGCAACATAAACCAGATATTGGTTCGGCACATCAGCCAGAGCAAAGCAGCGGGCCGGCCCACCGGGCCAATCGAACGGCTTCATTTTGACAACCGCCTCCAAAAGCGAAGGTTCGGTCTTCGGCGGCAGCGGAGACAAAGAGCCGCCCCCCAGCAGCACGGCCCATCCAAAACGGCTGTCCGCCGAGTAAATGACCGCCTTGTCCGGATACTGTTCTCGGTATTCCCGCACCGCCCGAACCACCTGTTCAAAGGAAGTCGGTTTGGGATTGAGCAGGCGGGCATGCTGACGCGGCGCCAAATGTTTCCCCCCCTGCGGGGCGTACAGCGTCCCGTTTTGCTGATACCACCAATACCGAATATCAATCACGGAAACGAGTTCTCGATATTTCGGCTCGGACAGGATAACGTCCTGAACATCTTTTGTGCAGCTGAGGGCAATCAGCGGATTTTTCCGCTTTTCCTCTTTCCATAGCCGGATTGTATCCAGCCAAAAACGGACGAACTCCGCCGGCCCTGTGTATTCCGCCGATGTCATCTGAATCACATTTGTATTGTCCGCAAACGCATCCAGACATTGGCGGATATAGGCCTGATGCAGAGCACGACGGCCGGGATGGCCGACATCATAAAAGAAATGGTCCAGAAAGATTCGTTTGTCGCCCGCATAGGGCGGCGGTTCCGGAAAACCGGTATCATTGACGTTATTGGCGGGCCGCCACGGATAATCCGCCCAATGAGCCCCGGCCTCCAGCACATTATGCTGAAAATAGTTCTGATGCAGCAGAACCAGCCCTTTGCGTTCGCACAAATCCGCAAACTCCTTCAGACGGGCCCAATACCAGGCGTTATAGCGGGTCAAATCGTATCGGCTCAGACCGTCCCAGGCGGTGCCGATTCCGCTGCGGTCAAAGGGCTGCTCATAAAACGGCGGACGGACATCTCCGTTCATCCGTCGGACACGCTGATGGTCATCCCGCCGCCGGTCGTACCAAAGGCCGTAATTGTAATCCAGTACGACCTTGCCGGATGCCGCCATTTCAGACGTTAATTCCTCCAAATCATCCGTAAATCCCCGTCCGATACGGCCCGGGACAAACCGGGTAATCCCGATGCCGAAAGACGGGGCCTCATTCGGACGCGTCGTCCCCCTCCACCAGGCAACCCCTGTGCTCGTACCGGCCAGCAGACGCCCCTGACAAACCAGACGTCCATCGACAAGAGAAATTTTCTTCTCCGGCGGATTGGCGGAAACGGTTCGGCTCTTTGTTTCATCCCAAACCTTCTCCAGCGGCTGTGCAGCGGACGTATCGGAGACAATCGGCTCCTCCTTCGTTATTTTCCAGATAAACTCCGCCAGGGTCGGCATCGGTTTCGAGGAGGCGGCCGCCAGCTCCGCCGCTAATTCATAAGA is a window of Anaerohalosphaeraceae bacterium DNA encoding:
- a CDS encoding thermonuclease family protein, with product MSRRKKIPYAMSRRRKNGLLLFWLFLVPAGLGVLDHQFGGPLRSTVQKHFFYSPDQKRFHLQTFPVTEVIDGDTLDIRTENGEIVRVRLLGVDTPETKHPTVGVMYFGPEAADFVRQLIGSGPVTLLLDNVGDQRDLYGRLLAYVRLEDGRIVNEEIIRNGWGYADLRFEHSRFAQYETWMEEAREQKRGLWKEVRREQLPQWLRDKRPLLLR
- a CDS encoding family 78 glycoside hydrolase catalytic domain, translated to MDSLRCEYLTDPLGIDTPRPRLSWVIHSSRQGVSQSAYQILVASSEQKLAEGRADIWDSGKVLSSQSVNVEYAGPALKSASSYFWKVRVWDRQGRRSGWSRPACWTTGLLNEGDWKAEWIHASQTDSSLYPLPIFRKTFSVKPGVQKAFVFVSGLGHYELYLNGGKVGDHFLAPAWSVYEKTVYYDTFDITDALREGPNAFGVMLGKGFYNTKGDRRIHFVRADRPLKLILQARIVYKDGTEQLICTDDSWKWTGGPYLHNAILGGSSYDARRLPAGWAEPGFDDSQWFAAERTAGPGGRLSASMFPPMKTVRVFKPVRIEEPEPGFFVYDFGQNASFVPRLTVAGPAGSTVRMTPAEQRHGQTGNTNDGRGRVNQAGLGRPNYWEYILRGDGEEIWADAFCYTGFQYLEISGAVPEGFPNPSGLPVVKDVSAVQVRNASERVGTFTCSKPLFNEIDRLIDWAVQSNMAHVLTDCPQREKLGWLEQAYLMGPSIFWNYDAAAYFGKIARDMRDSQDASGQIYTVAPNYPVFEGAYQYSPEWGAAGVFVPWLLYQWYGDRRILEENFEMMKRFVDWMEATSDNLIPIPGLGDWYDYGHGQSLGPSRFTPKTLTAAATFAGCARALADAAEVLGKPQDSRRYSDLFEKIKNRFNSEFFDGRAVYQNFGSPQTANAMALVFSMPPQEARLSVLETLIEDLRQRNWQQTAGDIGFHYLVRALMDAGRADVLYRIASRTDKGSYGWILQQGWTSLPEAWDATTTSSMNHLMLGHIQQWFGQGLVGIRPHPEEPGFRTFLIWPQPVEDLQWCKGTYRSLYGPIEVSWSRRGKELVLDLTVPCNTAAEAALPADSPEHIRLNGKPLRAFRDAVFLRMQDGRAVILVPSGRYQFQSILP
- a CDS encoding alpha/beta hydrolase, which gives rise to MSFRHLVLLTPWMVFPLGMAGSPSDLPEKKAGPVYRNLAYVTDGHERHKLDLYLPAEGDNFPLIVYIHGGAFLAGSKEQGVPLEYVRDGYAVASINYRLSQHAKFPAQIEDCKAAVRWLRRHAEQYRIDPNHVAAWGPSAGGYLAAMLGVTGDTKEFDKGEHLEFSSAVQAVVDYFGPTDFLQMDDHRLPGGMVHNSPDSPASLLIGGPIQENKDKVQKANPITYVSPKAPPFLIVHGDQDPVVPYHQSILLDEALRKAGVPVIFYTVKGGGHGMFRDPNVPKLTREFLEKHLKGKSPESDKSK
- the tadA gene encoding tRNA adenosine(34) deaminase TadA, which encodes MEGSLSKDEQYMRMAIDQAYIAEENGDVPIGCVIVYEDRVIARAYNQREQLNDPTAHAEIIALTQAAEYIGNWRLNGCTIYVTLEPCPMCAGALVLARLDRLVYGTDDPKTGAVRSLYNIVQDPRLNHRLEVTSGILADDCRAQLQAFFHRRRSENIER
- a CDS encoding glycosyl hydrolase family 65 protein, which translates into the protein MFKSSGLSIENSGDSFRLLTGFVLLLSGLLWSAGDEQEPVRFVGAVKTSNSDYKTGYHDGQLPPAVGVHNYQILRANRSHPEWSDGLGWTYNHAPMLAYANGQFYCQYLNNPFGEHIPPGATMLVRSKDGRHWSRPQVLFPVYPLADEKAQITYPYMHQRMGFYIAPNGRFLTMGFYGSPYGDGIGRVVREIRPDDSLGPIYFIRVNDNWKGPLLYPLYTESDDVGFVFACNAFLEDKVRRLQWWEEDQFAQDRDDFYRVSWPPPQGRSKPGKAFCFYTRPDGVIVGFFKDRWVTITRDQGETWSYPVRCETLTYGGAKIWGQRTDDGRYALVYNPTGSEARHPLCVATGEDGIHFDNLLVVHGEVPPKRYWGREKRPGPQYVRGIVEGNGNPPGDDLWVVYSVSKEDIWIARIPVPVKGQVQGPVIDDFSRMDTGGYVPNWNIYSPQWCPVEIAEFPSRTEKSLMLKDTDPYDYAKAVRVFQKSPRLSISFRLYVQSPREVLDIEILSEKGDRLIPLRIDTQLNSLLLNPQSGEYRSLAGLVREQWHTFRFQIDSENRCFDFFLDEKPVLQKAPFGVPEGTPHRIEFRTGRYRLTDDVQKYKSGSEFIPGWDEPGADEPVAPAVFYLRDFRAEGLTESVLNPDSFRHYVDAFNQMDEEPIVNAVPNAQAWQWMKENTPFFECPDKELEEIYYFRWWTFRKHIKETPSGLVLTEFLDKVSHSGPYNTISCAVGHHIYEGTWLRDQRLIDDYARFWYTGHNGSLQPHFHKYSNWATWALYRRYWVHPDRDFLIGLLDAFVEDLNRWRAEKGLENGLFWQFDVRDGMEESISGSRKEKNIRPPLNCYLYANMLAVSKIAQMAGRDSLAREYAEQAVRLKERIQKHLWDPQAKFFKVLHPDMTPADVREAIGFIPWYFNLPDAGYEEAWRQLTDPEGFWAPMGLTTAERRHPAFRSHGVGTCEWDGAVWPFATSQTLTALANLLRHYSQPYMGRKDFFEAMLTYARSHRRDGKPYIGEYLDEKTGAWLTPDSNRSRFYNHSTFCDLVITGLAGLVPSEGEEVRIDPLIPPQTWEWFCLDRIPFRGRSLTILWDQTGLRYGLGKGLSVYADGCKIAASENLEPLTIRLN
- a CDS encoding DUF6298 domain-containing protein, which translates into the protein MKNFFPAAAGLLLPMVFLSWAAIGAENQAPDFFLKIDSNETLQYGADSQGNRLPDFSHCGYEGGDKPIPNIPVRVVVEPVEGDNTARIQAAIEYVSSLPLNNDGFRGAVLLRRGRYILQGGLVLRSSGVVLRGEGMDENGTVLIAAGTDRRTLIRIAGKNDRSVGQAVRVQDEIVPVGSYSLRLENTEGLSVGDTVMITRPSTREWIEHIGMNRFGGGLKGQFDWKAGSRDIRWDRVIRAVEGERIVLDAPLTAALEQRWGGGTVQKYQWPGRIHHIGVENLRCVSEYNRANPKDENHSWMVVTIENAENVWVRRLTAVHFAGSLAAVWETAKWVTVEDCLSLEPVSEEGGWRRNTFFTMGQMTLFLRCWSERGRHDFSVGYCAPGPNAFVQCWAKEPLEDSGPLESWACGVLYDNVRIDGNALRVGHRGSRGEGIGWTGANCVLWQCDAAILECAKPPTAWNWAFGCWGEFEGDGWWEQSNNFVKPDSLYKAQLAQRLGKEAANRIRLWKIDTSGTTNPSYELAAELAAASSKPMPTLAEFIWKITKEEPIVSDTSAAQPLEKVWDETKSRTVSANPPEKKISLVDGRLVCQGRLLAGTSTGVAWWRGTTRPNEAPSFGIGITRFVPGRIGRGFTDDLEELTSEMAASGKVVLDYNYGLWYDRRRDDHQRVRRMNGDVRPPFYEQPFDRSGIGTAWDGLSRYDLTRYNAWYWARLKEFADLCERKGLVLLHQNYFQHNVLEAGAHWADYPWRPANNVNDTGFPEPPPYAGDKRIFLDHFFYDVGHPGRRALHQAYIRQCLDAFADNTNVIQMTSAEYTGPAEFVRFWLDTIRLWKEEKRKNPLIALSCTKDVQDVILSEPKYRELVSVIDIRYWWYQQNGTLYAPQGGKHLAPRQHARLLNPKPTSFEQVVRAVREYREQYPDKAVIYSADSRFGWAVLLGGGSLSPLPPKTEPSLLEAVVKMKPFDWPGGPARCFALADVPNQYLVYVAEGKKLPLPVQKDGETFEIRRIDLETGQIASVHTTEQKEWTTETPALYWILRR